In the genome of Pseudomonas sp. P5_109, one region contains:
- a CDS encoding type VI secretion system tip protein VgrG, translated as MFNSSHLARFNLTIQDLEHDLQVLEFTGQEAISTPYAFDVVLVSERPNIDLESLLHKQAFLAYSEGGNGFHGQIHRVAQGDVGKRLTRYNVTMVPRVAYLGHRINQRIFQQLTVPQIITQVLEEHGIHRDFHLFQLGSTYPDREYCVQYDESDLHFIQRLCQEEGIHYHFRHSREKHLMVFGDDQTVFPVLERPTPYKQDGGMVAEEAVIQQFGLRVEARTSRTTRRDYDFEKARILLESGYQPDIQRTPPDLEDYDYPGRFTLRERGKLLAKRALERHRADYRQAEGKSDQQTLVAGHFLQMSEHSRAEWNDLWLLTEVRHECKQPQVLEENFARVASSHEDDLVQGYRNRFVAIPWDVFYRPPHRYKKPRVLGSQTAMVTGPQGEEIHCDKYGRVKAQFFWDREGRHDDKSSCWLRVSSNWAGNAHGSVTIPRVGMEVLVSFLEGDPDQPVISGCLANSANPVPFELPTHKTRSVFRSRSSPDSGGFNELHLEDRAGRELIYLRAQRDMEQKVENDSRLEVGNERRETIKGDSITVLEAQEHRTVTADRKVQLKANDYLHVAGNSHTRVDQTLVVEAGQQVHIKAGAHLILDAGASISLKAGGQHIVISHGGIFSSSEIQIGGAPMAGPAGSLSMPGTLDALSEPSQLPPMIAPSQGALMSASNVMGADFCPICEACREGICMTQEATP; from the coding sequence ATGTTCAACTCTAGCCATCTCGCGCGTTTCAACCTGACGATCCAGGACCTCGAACACGACCTTCAAGTCCTTGAATTCACCGGTCAGGAAGCGATAAGTACGCCCTATGCCTTTGACGTGGTTCTGGTCAGCGAGAGACCGAACATCGATCTTGAAAGCCTGCTGCATAAACAAGCCTTTCTGGCTTATAGCGAGGGTGGCAATGGCTTCCATGGGCAAATCCATCGCGTTGCCCAAGGCGACGTCGGCAAGCGTCTGACTCGTTACAACGTGACAATGGTTCCTCGGGTGGCTTATCTGGGCCACCGCATCAACCAACGCATTTTTCAACAACTGACCGTCCCGCAGATCATTACGCAAGTGCTGGAAGAGCACGGCATTCATCGTGACTTCCACCTGTTTCAGTTGGGCTCCACGTATCCAGATCGTGAGTACTGCGTGCAGTACGACGAGTCAGATTTGCATTTCATTCAACGGCTTTGCCAAGAGGAAGGCATTCATTACCACTTTCGGCACAGCCGAGAGAAACACCTGATGGTCTTTGGTGACGACCAGACCGTGTTCCCCGTACTTGAACGGCCAACGCCCTATAAACAGGACGGTGGCATGGTTGCCGAAGAGGCGGTGATCCAACAGTTTGGCCTGCGTGTAGAAGCACGTACCAGCCGCACCACCCGTCGTGACTACGATTTTGAAAAGGCCCGCATTCTGCTGGAGTCCGGCTACCAACCTGACATCCAGCGGACGCCGCCCGATCTGGAAGATTACGACTACCCCGGACGCTTTACTTTGCGAGAGCGTGGCAAGTTATTAGCCAAACGAGCACTGGAACGCCATCGTGCCGACTACCGCCAAGCAGAAGGCAAAAGCGATCAACAGACATTGGTGGCCGGGCATTTTCTGCAAATGTCGGAGCATTCACGCGCGGAGTGGAACGATCTTTGGTTGCTGACGGAGGTTCGCCACGAATGCAAGCAGCCGCAAGTACTTGAAGAGAACTTTGCCCGCGTTGCCTCCAGTCATGAAGATGATCTTGTCCAAGGTTATCGAAACAGGTTTGTCGCCATACCTTGGGATGTTTTCTACCGTCCGCCACATCGTTACAAAAAACCGCGAGTGCTGGGCAGCCAGACTGCCATGGTCACCGGCCCCCAAGGTGAGGAAATCCACTGTGACAAGTACGGTCGGGTCAAGGCTCAATTTTTTTGGGATCGCGAAGGTCGCCACGACGACAAAAGCAGTTGCTGGTTGCGGGTGTCCTCCAATTGGGCTGGCAATGCCCATGGCAGCGTCACCATCCCGAGAGTGGGCATGGAGGTGTTGGTCAGTTTTCTTGAAGGTGACCCTGATCAACCGGTGATCAGTGGGTGTCTTGCCAACAGCGCCAACCCGGTCCCTTTCGAACTACCCACCCACAAAACCCGTAGCGTTTTTCGCTCCCGCAGCTCACCGGACAGCGGCGGGTTCAACGAATTGCACCTGGAAGACCGCGCCGGGCGGGAATTGATCTACCTGCGCGCCCAACGCGACATGGAGCAGAAGGTCGAGAACGACAGCCGCCTGGAAGTCGGCAACGAGCGCCGGGAAACCATCAAGGGCGACAGCATCACCGTACTGGAAGCCCAAGAGCACCGAACCGTCACCGCCGACCGCAAAGTACAGCTCAAGGCTAACGACTATCTGCATGTCGCCGGTAACAGCCACACCCGAGTCGATCAAACGCTGGTGGTGGAGGCCGGTCAGCAAGTGCACATCAAAGCCGGGGCGCACCTGATCCTGGATGCTGGCGCGAGCATCAGCCTGAAGGCCGGTGGACAGCACATTGTGATCAGCCACGGTGGCATTTTCAGTAGCAGCGAAATCCAGATCGGGGGGGCTCCGATGGCGGGCCCGGCCGGTTCGTTATCGATGCCCGGAACCCTGGACGCCCTGTCGGAGCCATCGCAACTGCCGCCCATGATTGCCCCCAGCCAAGGCGCCCTCATGTCGGCCAGCAACGTCATGGGAGCTGATTTCTGCCCCATCTGCGAAGCGTGCCGAGAAGGCATTTGCATGACACAGGAAGCCACCCCATGA
- a CDS encoding DUF4123 domain-containing protein, protein MTDSLPRQWMLEQQRLGHVLCLVLDSENERDTRQSLLKTCRYDQYSSVYGETQVADLADAGPFVFAFDQVNDSRIDELLKHPQRNWGWFASLQKGDLPTLVKHWRERLIIGARPDQALYRFHDNRVLSRALAHLPVEACPAYLGPAISVCYWQGTRWESTDNPAPGTYPVPDQPLWHQVPAPNQQADEIRLTNARRYLLAEHVEAYANLAEQHDPDMWLRSRLAQAQAWGWFAPDQLEFLLIQSLQAPAYKLAAHWRVRPDESPDEHFERVYQTTAFWQGEGAL, encoded by the coding sequence ATGACTGACTCCTTACCCCGCCAATGGATGCTCGAGCAACAACGTCTTGGCCATGTCTTGTGCCTCGTTCTGGACTCGGAGAACGAACGCGACACCCGCCAATCGTTGTTGAAGACCTGCCGGTACGACCAGTATTCGAGCGTGTACGGCGAAACCCAGGTGGCTGACCTGGCGGACGCCGGGCCGTTTGTCTTCGCCTTCGATCAAGTCAACGACAGCCGCATCGACGAGTTGCTCAAACATCCGCAGCGAAACTGGGGCTGGTTCGCCAGCCTGCAAAAGGGCGATCTGCCCACACTGGTCAAACACTGGCGGGAGCGATTGATCATTGGCGCACGGCCTGATCAGGCACTGTACCGCTTCCACGATAATCGGGTGCTGAGCCGGGCCCTGGCGCATCTACCTGTCGAGGCCTGTCCGGCCTACCTCGGGCCGGCGATCAGCGTGTGTTACTGGCAAGGCACACGGTGGGAAAGCACGGACAATCCTGCCCCCGGCACCTATCCAGTGCCAGATCAGCCGCTGTGGCATCAAGTGCCAGCGCCCAACCAACAGGCTGATGAAATTCGCCTGACCAATGCTCGTCGCTACCTGCTGGCGGAGCATGTCGAGGCCTACGCCAATCTCGCTGAACAACATGACCCTGATATGTGGCTACGCAGCAGACTGGCGCAGGCGCAGGCGTGGGGATGGTTCGCACCGGATCAATTGGAATTTCTGCTGATCCAGAGCCTGCAAGCGCCTGCTTATAAGCTGGCGGCGCATTGGCGAGTTCGCCCAGATGAAAGTCCGGATGAACACTTTGAACGGGTGTATCAAACAACGGCATTTTGGCAAGGAGAAGGCGCCCTATGA
- a CDS encoding lipase family protein has product MTSLENELESPLSSRILACPAQGRWSSFQLVDEFGSGEPYAGLAYVAIDSEGKTYDGNLDAAGTGKVTDHFAGPIALSFDQKYQGEEMVYVRAIEQPHYPLEITELQVRAEHTRYLNPNATRTRENPAQACADAFFQVEVRHLVKHVAHLPPQVYSHYPMGSGPAKIMGKQGLSGVALLPLKHTVLEVRPLRALRPMLSTDSAYCSLNLYQLALMATLSYCPFGQNPDGHPVDTATVSFPLQPSVGNWFGDALAKFEELGKVDSTQTSAYYPLYEDVPYSRRLEIVPFDPVLYAVKNSPELKDDQETPAKIHFLDDRDLGSAATDTQAFITHHDELILISIRGTSEKIADGLRDADALQVPFEDTNGKVHRGFYGAAQKAYDFAVKYLDKFYAGQKLLICGHSLGGAVALLLSEMLRRREGFDYNIQLYTYGAPRAGDANFAKGAKPLVHYRMVAHNDPVPSVPGTWMNTRADIYGVGAVLTFANVPVGLSVFVAGITNWKGEPYEHHGTLRHAMPVQFNAREASMILWEPGCDTIAQHAACSVAIQQKNGLPDRPFLLAQLFSAGSHSMTGSYIPACWASFKRSQEAQERNRSLVTDLEFEWIEDALKNITDQLRSTRRHFSNQTMKYQETHQADINALVLETDKVSSTLARLKTLRYERVTEQKVYGSLTTQPEQLAENLQRWLAHAENQVIEQLAMAPANGNHDELLASIYGHAIGAPYNLDIDSLI; this is encoded by the coding sequence ATGACCTCATTGGAAAACGAACTGGAATCGCCTCTAAGCAGCCGCATATTGGCATGCCCTGCACAGGGTCGATGGAGCAGCTTTCAGCTGGTCGACGAGTTCGGCTCCGGCGAACCCTATGCCGGGTTGGCCTACGTCGCAATCGACTCGGAAGGGAAAACCTATGATGGCAATCTGGATGCCGCAGGTACTGGCAAGGTCACCGATCACTTCGCAGGCCCCATTGCACTCAGCTTTGATCAGAAGTACCAAGGGGAGGAAATGGTTTATGTGCGCGCGATCGAACAACCCCACTACCCCCTCGAAATCACAGAACTCCAGGTCCGCGCCGAGCACACCCGCTACCTGAACCCTAACGCCACCCGCACCCGAGAAAACCCCGCACAAGCCTGCGCCGATGCATTTTTCCAGGTGGAAGTGCGCCATCTGGTCAAGCACGTCGCACATTTGCCGCCTCAGGTTTACAGCCATTACCCGATGGGGTCGGGGCCGGCGAAGATCATGGGCAAACAGGGCTTGAGCGGTGTTGCCCTGCTGCCACTAAAACACACCGTGCTGGAAGTGCGCCCGCTGCGGGCCTTGCGCCCCATGCTGTCCACGGACTCTGCGTACTGTTCGCTCAACCTGTACCAACTGGCGCTGATGGCCACCTTGAGCTATTGCCCCTTTGGTCAAAACCCCGATGGTCACCCCGTGGATACCGCGACTGTCAGCTTTCCCCTGCAACCCAGCGTGGGCAACTGGTTCGGGGACGCACTGGCCAAGTTTGAAGAACTGGGAAAAGTCGATTCGACGCAAACAAGCGCCTACTACCCGCTGTATGAGGACGTGCCGTACTCCAGGCGCCTTGAAATCGTGCCATTCGACCCAGTTCTCTATGCCGTAAAAAATAGCCCTGAACTGAAAGACGATCAGGAAACTCCTGCGAAAATTCACTTCCTAGACGACCGGGACCTTGGCTCGGCAGCCACCGATACCCAGGCCTTCATCACCCACCACGACGAACTGATTCTGATTTCAATACGGGGCACCAGTGAAAAAATCGCGGATGGCTTGCGCGATGCTGATGCGTTACAAGTGCCGTTTGAAGACACCAATGGAAAGGTGCACCGTGGTTTTTATGGGGCAGCACAGAAAGCCTACGACTTCGCGGTGAAGTACCTCGACAAGTTTTATGCCGGTCAAAAGCTACTGATCTGCGGCCACAGCCTCGGGGGTGCAGTGGCGTTGCTGCTCTCGGAAATGCTGCGCCGACGAGAAGGCTTCGACTACAACATCCAGCTCTACACCTACGGCGCCCCCCGCGCCGGCGACGCCAATTTCGCAAAAGGTGCGAAGCCGCTGGTGCACTACCGCATGGTCGCCCATAACGACCCGGTGCCGAGCGTGCCCGGTACCTGGATGAACACCCGGGCAGACATCTACGGGGTGGGGGCAGTTTTGACCTTTGCCAACGTGCCGGTTGGCCTCTCGGTCTTTGTAGCAGGCATCACTAACTGGAAAGGCGAACCCTACGAACATCACGGTACCCTGCGTCACGCAATGCCGGTGCAGTTCAACGCCAGGGAAGCGTCCATGATCCTCTGGGAACCCGGATGCGACACGATTGCCCAGCATGCCGCCTGCTCGGTGGCCATCCAGCAAAAAAACGGGCTTCCGGATCGACCTTTTTTGCTGGCCCAACTCTTCAGTGCCGGCAGCCACTCGATGACCGGCAGCTACATTCCAGCCTGCTGGGCATCGTTCAAGCGTTCGCAGGAGGCTCAAGAGAGAAATCGCTCCCTCGTCACCGACCTGGAGTTTGAATGGATAGAGGATGCACTCAAGAACATTACCGATCAGTTGCGTTCAACTCGGCGTCACTTCTCGAACCAAACCATGAAGTATCAAGAAACCCACCAGGCGGATATCAACGCCCTCGTGCTTGAGACCGACAAAGTAAGTTCGACACTCGCCCGACTGAAAACCTTGCGCTACGAGCGCGTCACCGAACAAAAGGTCTACGGATCGCTTACGACTCAGCCCGAGCAGCTGGCCGAAAACCTGCAACGCTGGCTTGCCCATGCGGAAAATCAGGTCATTGAGCAGTTGGCCATGGCGCCAGCCAACGGAAATCATGACGAACTGCTGGCTTCGATCTACGGCCATGCCATCGGTGCGCCCTACAACCTGGACATCGATTCGCTTATTTGA
- a CDS encoding chemotaxis protein CheW, translating into MLEHRTSNLTGLLLPLADRNLILPNVAVAELIDYQPPGTFDLDTPPWYLGLVTWRDRQIALLSFESACGQKIVIGERARIVILNTLGGRPELKFIALLVQGIPRSCKLDSQLSYVDVPLCALEQAAVQVGDQVAKVPDLLALEALLVGAGLI; encoded by the coding sequence ATGCTTGAGCACCGCACCAGCAACCTCACCGGCCTGCTGCTGCCATTGGCCGACCGCAACCTGATCCTGCCCAACGTCGCCGTTGCCGAGCTGATCGATTACCAGCCACCGGGGACTTTCGACCTCGACACGCCGCCGTGGTACCTGGGCCTGGTGACGTGGCGCGATCGACAGATTGCGCTGCTGAGTTTCGAGTCGGCCTGCGGGCAGAAAATCGTCATTGGCGAGCGTGCGCGGATTGTCATCCTCAACACCCTCGGCGGGCGCCCCGAACTGAAATTCATCGCCCTGCTGGTGCAGGGCATTCCGCGCTCCTGCAAGCTCGACAGTCAGTTGAGTTATGTGGATGTGCCGTTGTGTGCGCTGGAGCAGGCGGCGGTGCAGGTGGGGGATCAGGTGGCGAAGGTGCCGGATCTGTTGGCGCTGGAAGCGTTGCTGGTGGGGGCGGGGTTAATCTGA